The Austwickia sp. genome includes a region encoding these proteins:
- a CDS encoding DUF389 domain-containing protein, which yields MLVHLRLVVPAQLAHPVRELLVGDPRITNVTNLVGAGIDPAGDLMGADAARESADEVLGALRRLGLGRDGSISITVPQATPFDAADRIEELADGEPDDSVMWDVVLAQASDAAKPSRSFQLFLTLATALAAIAVLTDSPILVVGAMVVGPDFGPVGAVCTGLVCRRWRLAVRAAALLARGYLAAILVVALLALLGRAAGVVTADQVAGPRPLTGFIWRPDLWSVLVAIIAGMAGALALTAEKSNTLVGVFIAVTTVPAAGNLALALATWLPSEINGSLAQLAVNVVGLLVGGVAVLGGQRLFGTGPITRSGHHGIARAD from the coding sequence GTGTTGGTGCATCTGCGGCTCGTGGTCCCGGCGCAGCTCGCCCACCCCGTCCGCGAGCTGCTGGTGGGGGACCCGCGGATCACCAACGTGACCAACCTGGTCGGCGCCGGCATCGACCCGGCGGGCGATCTCATGGGCGCCGACGCGGCCCGGGAGAGCGCCGACGAGGTGCTGGGCGCCCTCCGCCGGCTCGGCCTCGGGCGGGACGGTTCGATCTCGATCACCGTGCCGCAGGCCACGCCGTTCGACGCGGCGGACCGGATCGAGGAGCTCGCCGACGGGGAGCCCGACGACAGCGTGATGTGGGACGTGGTGCTGGCACAGGCGAGCGACGCGGCCAAGCCGTCCCGGTCGTTTCAGCTGTTCCTCACCCTGGCCACGGCCCTCGCCGCGATCGCCGTGCTGACCGACTCGCCGATTCTCGTGGTGGGGGCCATGGTGGTCGGGCCGGACTTCGGCCCGGTCGGTGCGGTGTGCACGGGCTTGGTCTGTCGGCGCTGGCGGCTAGCGGTGCGGGCGGCCGCGCTCCTCGCCCGTGGCTACCTCGCGGCGATCCTTGTCGTCGCGCTCTTGGCCCTCCTCGGGCGGGCCGCCGGGGTCGTCACCGCCGATCAGGTCGCCGGGCCGCGCCCCCTGACGGGCTTCATCTGGCGACCGGACCTGTGGTCCGTGCTCGTCGCGATCATCGCGGGCATGGCCGGCGCGCTGGCCCTCACCGCGGAGAAGTCGAACACGCTGGTCGGGGTCTTCATCGCCGTCACGACGGTCCCCGCGGCCGGAAACCTCGCCCTGGCGCTCGCCACCTGGCTGCCCAGCGAGATCAACGGCAGCCTGGCCCAATTGGCCGTCAACGTGGTGGGGCTGCTGGTCGGTGGCGTCGCGGTCCTCGGCGGGCAACGCCTCTTCGGCACCGGTCCGATCACGCGCTCGGGCCACCATGGGATCGCCCGGGCCGACTGA
- a CDS encoding thiamine phosphate synthase: MDRPDASGSPSDETRRSLLRDARLYLCTDARRGPDDLRTFVRSCYAGGVDIIQIRDKRLEAQDELAALAILADEARAAGRLFSANDRADLAVLSEADVLHVGQGDLRPADAARLAPGALLGLSTHDVDQMRAAAVDPDVDYFCAGPVWPTPTKPGRPGVGLELVNRTATTMADLGSTKPWFAIGGISEDTLPAVVDAGATRVVVVRVLTAADDPQATARRLRAGLP, translated from the coding sequence GTGGATCGCCCCGACGCCTCCGGATCACCGTCCGACGAGACCCGCCGATCGCTGTTGCGAGACGCCCGGCTCTACCTGTGCACCGACGCCCGCCGCGGCCCCGACGACCTGCGGACCTTCGTGCGCTCCTGCTACGCGGGCGGCGTCGACATCATCCAGATCCGGGACAAGCGGCTGGAGGCCCAGGACGAACTGGCGGCGCTCGCCATCCTGGCCGACGAGGCGCGGGCGGCCGGCAGGCTGTTCTCCGCCAACGACCGGGCCGACCTCGCCGTACTGTCCGAAGCCGATGTCCTGCACGTCGGCCAGGGCGACCTGCGCCCCGCGGACGCCGCCCGCCTGGCCCCCGGCGCCCTCCTCGGTCTGTCCACGCACGACGTCGACCAGATGCGCGCCGCGGCCGTCGACCCGGACGTCGACTACTTCTGCGCGGGGCCGGTCTGGCCGACCCCCACCAAGCCGGGCCGCCCGGGGGTGGGGCTGGAGTTGGTGAACCGGACCGCTACCACCATGGCCGATCTGGGCTCGACCAAGCCGTGGTTCGCCATCGGTGGTATCAGCGAGGACACCCTGCCCGCCGTCGTCGATGCGGGGGCGACCCGGGTGGTGGTCGTGCGCGTGCTCACCGCGGCCGACGACCCGCAGGCCACCGCGCGCCGCCTCCGGGCCGGGCTCCCCTAA
- the thiH gene encoding 2-iminoacetate synthase ThiH, giving the protein MAKIPEVVPLPRDAQGRVDVLSWRPSFDRMDSPIMGRVLAAAQAADFTAYGPADVRAALARSRRTRDDLAALLSPAALPLLEEVAAAAQRETRNRFGTAIGLFTPLYVSNYCQNVCSYCGLSATNRISRVRLEPGGVAAELRAIAATGLEEILILTGESAKFAGPEYIAEVVRQAATYFRTVGIEVQPMNVADYRRVHEAGADFVSVYQETYDVAAYERYHPAGYKRHFGYRFEAQERALAARFRGVSFGALLGLADFRRDAYAAAVHAQEVQRAYPHAEIGFSVPRLRPILGGQAPLAERSGESSAAELPGFVVPASDVHERELLQVMCAYRLFLPSAGITISTRERAEFRDGVLGLVATKASAGVSTAVGEHAAELADDPTGDEQFEIADERDVAQMCAAIRARGLQPVMTDHVRLEA; this is encoded by the coding sequence ATGGCGAAGATCCCCGAGGTCGTGCCGCTGCCGCGAGACGCCCAGGGGCGCGTCGACGTGCTCAGCTGGCGCCCCAGCTTCGACCGGATGGACAGCCCGATCATGGGTCGCGTGCTCGCGGCGGCGCAGGCGGCGGACTTCACGGCGTACGGTCCGGCCGACGTCCGCGCCGCCCTCGCCCGCAGCCGGCGCACCCGCGACGACCTCGCCGCGCTCCTCTCGCCCGCCGCGCTGCCGCTGCTGGAGGAGGTCGCTGCCGCCGCGCAGCGCGAGACCCGAAACCGGTTCGGGACCGCGATCGGGCTCTTCACGCCGCTGTACGTGTCGAACTACTGCCAGAACGTCTGCAGCTATTGCGGGCTCTCCGCCACGAACCGGATCTCCCGCGTGCGGCTCGAGCCCGGCGGCGTGGCCGCCGAGCTACGCGCGATCGCCGCGACCGGCCTGGAGGAGATCCTGATCCTCACCGGGGAGTCGGCCAAGTTCGCCGGGCCGGAGTACATCGCCGAGGTGGTGCGGCAGGCCGCGACGTACTTCCGGACCGTCGGCATCGAGGTCCAGCCGATGAACGTCGCCGACTACCGGCGCGTGCACGAGGCGGGGGCGGATTTCGTCAGCGTGTACCAGGAGACGTACGACGTGGCGGCGTACGAGCGCTACCACCCGGCGGGGTACAAGCGGCACTTCGGCTACCGGTTCGAGGCGCAGGAGCGCGCGCTGGCCGCGCGTTTTCGCGGGGTGTCGTTCGGGGCGCTGCTGGGGTTGGCGGACTTCCGGCGGGACGCGTACGCCGCGGCCGTGCACGCGCAGGAGGTTCAGCGGGCCTACCCGCACGCCGAGATCGGGTTCTCGGTGCCCCGGCTGCGGCCGATCCTCGGCGGCCAGGCGCCGCTGGCCGAGCGCAGTGGGGAGTCGAGTGCGGCTGAGCTGCCGGGGTTCGTCGTGCCGGCGTCGGACGTGCACGAGCGCGAGCTACTGCAGGTGATGTGTGCCTACCGGCTGTTCCTGCCCTCGGCCGGCATCACGATCTCGACGCGCGAGCGGGCCGAGTTCCGCGACGGGGTGCTCGGGCTCGTGGCCACCAAGGCATCGGCGGGGGTGTCGACGGCGGTCGGCGAGCACGCCGCGGAACTGGCGGACGATCCGACCGGCGACGAGCAGTTCGAGATCGCGGACGAGCGTGACGTGGCGCAGATGTGCGCGGCCATCCGGGCGCGCGGCCTGCAGCCGGTGATGACCGACCACGTGCGCCTGGAGGCGTGA
- a CDS encoding thiazole synthase: MSALLSSAGTPARTAAGDPLVLAGREFTSRFILGSGKYNLDLVRAAVEHAGAQIVTLALRRAHTAADGSAGNILDAIPEGVTLLPNTSGARTAEEAVRIARLARELGCGDFVKIEVIRDSRYLLPDNHETLRATELLAAEGFVALPYMYPDLIVARDLVAAGAAAIMPLAAPIGSNKGLVTREFIEILLAEIELPIIVDAGIGRPSQACEAMEMGVAAIMANTAIATAHDVPAMAAAFRGAIEAGRAAHLAGLGRVLDRGAAASSPLTGFLDDPEESSSRAGAPAAASAGR; the protein is encoded by the coding sequence GTGAGCGCCCTCCTCTCCTCCGCCGGCACGCCGGCGCGTACTGCCGCGGGCGACCCTCTGGTCCTCGCCGGCCGCGAGTTCACGTCCAGGTTCATCCTGGGCTCGGGCAAGTACAACCTCGACCTGGTCCGGGCCGCCGTCGAGCATGCCGGGGCGCAGATCGTGACGCTCGCGCTCCGTCGCGCGCACACCGCCGCCGACGGCAGCGCGGGCAACATCCTCGACGCCATCCCCGAGGGCGTGACCCTGCTGCCGAACACCTCGGGCGCCCGCACGGCGGAGGAAGCGGTCCGCATCGCCCGGCTCGCCCGCGAGCTGGGCTGCGGCGACTTCGTGAAGATCGAGGTCATCCGCGACAGCCGCTACCTGCTGCCCGACAACCACGAGACGCTCCGGGCGACGGAGCTGCTGGCCGCCGAGGGCTTCGTGGCGCTGCCGTACATGTATCCGGACCTCATCGTCGCCCGCGATCTCGTCGCCGCCGGTGCCGCCGCGATCATGCCGCTCGCGGCGCCGATCGGGTCGAACAAGGGGCTCGTCACCCGCGAGTTCATCGAGATCCTCCTCGCCGAGATCGAGCTGCCGATCATCGTGGACGCCGGGATCGGGCGGCCCAGCCAGGCCTGCGAGGCCATGGAGATGGGGGTCGCCGCGATCATGGCCAACACCGCGATCGCCACCGCGCACGACGTACCGGCCATGGCCGCCGCCTTCCGCGGCGCCATCGAGGCGGGGCGTGCGGCGCACCTGGCGGGGCTCGGTCGGGTCCTGGACCGGGGCGCCGCGGCCTCGTCGCCGCTCACCGGGTTCCTCGACGACCCGGAGGAATCGTCCTCCCGCGCCGGCGCCCCGGCCGCCGCCTCCGCGGGCCGCTGA
- the thiF gene encoding sulfur carrier protein ThiS adenylyltransferase ThiF — translation MANPADRATTSHEPSAGGDPAPTPSRAEVRAALAGRMGEAHVAALEAATVGVAGLGGLGSQIALALARTGVGHLRLVDFDVVDLANLNRQAYDIADLGRPKTDAIAARIAAINPYVDVRTTRARVTADNAAELFADAPVVCEAFDDPIAKAMLTETLLGQRGVVLIGASGMAGHDRTDTIATRRVGARWWLCGDETSDIGTGAPMVAPRVMACAGAQAMLAIRVILGLET, via the coding sequence ATGGCGAACCCCGCCGACCGTGCGACGACCTCGCACGAGCCTTCCGCGGGCGGCGATCCCGCACCGACGCCCAGCCGCGCCGAGGTGCGGGCGGCGCTCGCCGGGCGCATGGGCGAGGCCCACGTCGCGGCGCTGGAGGCCGCGACGGTCGGGGTGGCCGGGCTCGGCGGCCTCGGGTCGCAGATCGCGCTTGCGCTAGCTCGCACCGGGGTCGGACACCTGCGGCTCGTGGACTTCGACGTGGTGGACCTGGCCAACCTCAATCGGCAGGCGTACGACATCGCCGACCTCGGCCGGCCGAAGACCGACGCCATCGCCGCGCGCATCGCCGCCATCAACCCGTACGTCGACGTCCGCACGACCCGTGCCCGGGTGACCGCCGACAACGCGGCAGAGCTGTTCGCCGACGCCCCCGTCGTCTGCGAGGCCTTCGACGACCCCATCGCCAAGGCCATGCTCACCGAGACGCTCCTGGGACAGCGCGGCGTCGTTCTCATCGGCGCCTCCGGCATGGCCGGACACGACCGCACCGACACGATCGCCACCCGCCGCGTCGGGGCCCGCTGGTGGCTCTGCGGTGACGAGACCAGCGACATCGGCACCGGGGCACCGATGGTGGCGCCGCGGGTCATGGCCTGCGCGGGCGCCCAGGCCATGCTGGCGATCCGGGTGATCCTCGGCCTGGAGACGTGA
- the thiS gene encoding sulfur carrier protein ThiS has protein sequence MTEARDDRGDPVVVNGQPEPAAAGQSLQAFVAAAGYVLDRIAIELNGDIVPKAAYSERLLRAGDRLEIVQFMGGG, from the coding sequence ATGACGGAGGCACGTGACGACCGAGGCGACCCCGTGGTCGTCAACGGTCAGCCGGAGCCGGCCGCGGCCGGGCAGAGCCTGCAGGCCTTCGTGGCGGCAGCGGGCTACGTGCTCGATCGGATCGCCATCGAGCTGAACGGCGACATCGTCCCGAAGGCGGCCTATTCCGAGCGACTCCTGCGCGCCGGTGACCGGCTCGAGATCGTCCAGTTCATGGGCGGCGGCTGA
- a CDS encoding excinuclease ABC subunit UvrA, with amino-acid sequence MREASAEHHDQIRVQGARENNLRDVDVVLPKRQLTVFTGVSGSGKSSLVFGTIAAESQRLINETYSAFVQGFMPNLARPDVDALEGLTTAIIVDQERMGANARSTVGTVTDANAMLRILFSRCSEPYVGPPSAFSFNVPTVTGGGAVTVQRGEHAKAVKRSYTKLGGMCPRCEGMGSVSDIDLAQLFDETKSLADGALTIPGYTPGGWNYRLYASSGFVDPAKPIRDYTARQRHDFLYREPERMKIEGINMTYEGLVPRITKSMLAKDVEAMQPHIRAFVERAVTFTTCPECGGSRLGEGARTATVAGLSIAQACALQISDLIEWVNGLDEPGVAPLLAGLRHLLASFVTIGLGYLSLDRPSGTLSGGEAQRVKMVRHMGSSLTDVSYVFDEPTVGLHPHDIARMNQLLLALRDKGNTVLVVEHKPEVIAIADHVVDLGPGAGSHGGTVCFEGTVAGLRASDTLTGRHLSYRAALKSAPRQPSGHLAIRGATSHNLRDVDVDIPLGVLCVVTGVAGSGKSSLIHGSLPADAGVVAIDQSAIKGSRRSNPATYTGMLDPIRTAFAKANGVKPALFSANSEGACESCGGAGVIYTDLGMMASVSSPCEDCEGKRFDASVLEYRLGGRDISEVLAMPVDEALAFFGGSAPASGVKIPAAAKILGRMADVGLGYLTLGQPLTTLSGGERQRLKLAIQMATDGGIYVLDEPTSGLHLADVARLLELLDRLLDAGKSVIVIEHHLAVMAHADWIIDLGPGAGHDGGRVVFEGVPADVVAARSTLTGEALAAYVS; translated from the coding sequence GTGCGCGAAGCCTCAGCGGAACACCACGACCAGATCCGGGTGCAGGGCGCCCGCGAGAACAACCTGCGCGACGTCGACGTGGTCCTGCCCAAGCGGCAGCTCACCGTGTTCACCGGCGTCTCAGGCTCGGGAAAGAGCTCGCTCGTGTTCGGCACGATCGCCGCGGAATCACAGCGCCTCATCAACGAGACCTACAGCGCGTTCGTCCAGGGCTTCATGCCGAACCTGGCCCGCCCCGACGTGGACGCGCTGGAGGGGCTGACCACGGCGATCATCGTCGACCAGGAACGGATGGGGGCGAACGCCCGCTCGACGGTCGGTACCGTCACCGACGCCAACGCGATGCTGCGGATCCTGTTCAGCCGGTGCTCGGAGCCGTACGTCGGGCCCCCGAGCGCCTTCTCCTTCAACGTGCCCACGGTCACCGGCGGCGGGGCGGTGACCGTGCAGCGGGGCGAGCACGCCAAGGCGGTCAAGCGCAGCTACACCAAGCTGGGCGGGATGTGCCCGCGGTGCGAGGGCATGGGCTCGGTGAGCGACATCGACCTGGCGCAGTTGTTCGACGAGACCAAGTCGCTGGCGGACGGCGCCCTGACCATCCCGGGCTACACCCCGGGCGGCTGGAACTACCGGCTCTACGCGAGTTCGGGCTTCGTGGACCCCGCCAAGCCCATCCGCGACTACACGGCCCGCCAGCGCCACGACTTCCTCTACCGCGAGCCGGAGCGGATGAAGATCGAGGGCATCAACATGACCTACGAGGGTCTGGTGCCGCGGATCACCAAGTCGATGCTGGCCAAGGATGTCGAGGCGATGCAGCCGCACATCCGCGCGTTCGTCGAGCGGGCGGTCACCTTCACCACGTGCCCCGAGTGCGGCGGTTCGCGGCTGGGCGAGGGAGCCCGTACGGCGACCGTGGCGGGCCTCTCGATCGCCCAGGCCTGCGCGCTGCAGATCAGTGACCTGATCGAGTGGGTCAATGGTCTCGACGAGCCGGGCGTGGCACCCCTCCTGGCCGGGCTGCGGCACCTGCTGGCCTCGTTCGTCACGATCGGGCTGGGCTACCTGTCGTTGGACCGGCCGTCGGGCACGCTGTCCGGAGGGGAGGCGCAGCGGGTCAAGATGGTGCGGCACATGGGGTCGAGCCTGACCGATGTGTCGTACGTCTTCGACGAGCCCACCGTCGGCCTCCACCCGCACGACATCGCCCGGATGAACCAGCTGCTCCTGGCGCTGCGGGACAAAGGCAACACCGTGCTCGTGGTGGAGCACAAGCCGGAGGTCATCGCGATCGCCGACCATGTCGTCGACCTGGGGCCGGGCGCGGGTTCGCACGGTGGGACGGTGTGCTTCGAGGGGACAGTGGCCGGGCTGCGGGCGAGCGACACCCTGACGGGCCGGCACCTGAGCTACCGGGCCGCGCTGAAGTCCGCGCCGCGCCAGCCGTCCGGGCACCTGGCGATCCGCGGCGCCACCAGCCACAACCTGCGCGACGTCGACGTCGACATCCCGCTCGGCGTGCTGTGCGTGGTTACGGGAGTGGCGGGGTCGGGCAAGAGCTCGTTGATCCACGGGTCCCTGCCCGCCGACGCAGGGGTCGTCGCGATCGACCAGAGCGCCATCAAGGGGTCGAGGCGCAGCAATCCCGCGACGTACACCGGGATGCTCGACCCGATCCGGACCGCGTTCGCGAAGGCCAACGGGGTCAAACCAGCGCTGTTCAGCGCGAACTCGGAAGGTGCTTGCGAGAGTTGCGGGGGCGCCGGGGTGATCTACACCGACCTGGGCATGATGGCGTCGGTGTCCAGCCCGTGCGAGGACTGCGAGGGCAAGCGGTTCGACGCGAGCGTGTTGGAGTACCGGCTCGGGGGCCGCGACATCAGCGAAGTGCTGGCGATGCCGGTCGACGAGGCGCTGGCGTTCTTCGGCGGCAGCGCGCCCGCCTCCGGGGTGAAGATCCCGGCCGCCGCCAAGATCCTGGGCCGGATGGCGGACGTCGGGTTGGGGTACCTCACGCTCGGGCAACCGCTCACCACGCTGTCCGGCGGGGAGCGGCAGCGGCTGAAGCTGGCGATCCAGATGGCGACGGACGGCGGGATCTACGTCCTGGACGAACCGACGAGCGGGCTGCATCTGGCCGACGTGGCGCGGCTGTTGGAGCTGCTGGATCGGCTGCTCGACGCCGGGAAGTCGGTGATCGTGATCGAGCACCACCTGGCGGTCATGGCCCACGCCGACTGGATCATCGACCTCGGCCCGGGCGCCGGCCACGACGGCGGCCGGGTGGTGTTCGAGGGTGTTCCGGCCGATGTGGTCGCGGCGCGCTCGACGCTGACGGGCGAGGCCCTCGCGGCGTACGTGTCCTGA
- a CDS encoding GNAT family N-acetyltransferase codes for MTTYTTAPLTRATWDDFAALVEAHSGVWGGGWCMGFHPEGFAAGSASGNRAAKRRLVESGEVRQVLVYADGACVGWCQYGTPAELPNIKNLKTYAVAGAALPTWRIGCIFTASRQRGRGVAHAAVAEALAQIRAAGGGVVEAYPEQTVERKPQRGAYLHTGPEELYAAFGFERDRRIAKWRWVMRLTVEP; via the coding sequence ATGACGACGTACACGACCGCCCCGTTGACCCGCGCGACCTGGGACGATTTCGCGGCCCTGGTCGAGGCGCACAGCGGCGTGTGGGGCGGGGGTTGGTGCATGGGGTTCCACCCCGAGGGCTTCGCGGCGGGCAGCGCGTCCGGGAACCGGGCGGCCAAGCGGCGGCTCGTCGAGTCCGGGGAGGTCCGTCAGGTGCTCGTGTACGCGGACGGGGCGTGCGTCGGCTGGTGTCAGTACGGGACGCCGGCCGAGCTGCCGAACATCAAGAACCTCAAGACGTACGCCGTGGCCGGCGCAGCGCTGCCCACGTGGCGCATCGGCTGCATCTTCACGGCGAGCCGGCAGCGCGGTCGCGGCGTGGCGCACGCGGCCGTGGCCGAGGCCTTGGCGCAGATCCGGGCGGCCGGTGGCGGGGTGGTCGAGGCCTATCCGGAGCAGACGGTGGAGCGGAAGCCGCAGCGCGGGGCCTACCTGCACACCGGGCCGGAGGAGCTGTACGCCGCGTTCGGGTTCGAGCGAGACCGCCGGATCGCGAAGTGGCGCTGGGTGATGCGCCTAACCGTGGAGCCGTGA
- a CDS encoding MOSC domain-containing protein encodes MGAVGKPTVVAVSRDEMHHFSKAPVTAITLVAGLGVLGDAHAGTLVQHRSRVRLDPNQPNLRQVHLIQQELFEDARAAGYELAPGDLGENILTSGVDLLSLPVGTRLTMGEAVVRLTGLRNPCAQINTFRPGLLTVVLARGDGTPSEEPARPTGSAEAAGASVAGDCGVTAYIRKAGVMAVVETGGEVRPGQPILLTLPEGPHQPLAPV; translated from the coding sequence ATGGGCGCCGTGGGGAAGCCGACGGTGGTGGCCGTGAGCCGGGACGAGATGCATCACTTCAGCAAGGCGCCGGTGACGGCGATCACGCTGGTCGCCGGACTGGGCGTGCTCGGCGACGCGCACGCGGGAACGCTGGTGCAGCACCGGTCCCGGGTGCGTCTAGACCCCAACCAACCCAACCTGCGGCAGGTGCACCTGATTCAGCAGGAGCTGTTCGAGGACGCGCGGGCCGCTGGCTACGAGCTGGCGCCGGGCGATCTCGGCGAGAACATCCTGACGTCGGGTGTGGACCTGCTGTCCCTGCCCGTGGGCACCCGGCTGACGATGGGCGAGGCGGTGGTGCGGCTGACCGGGCTGCGCAATCCGTGCGCGCAGATCAATACGTTCCGGCCGGGGTTGCTCACAGTGGTGCTGGCCCGCGGGGACGGAACCCCCAGCGAGGAGCCCGCGCGGCCGACCGGGTCTGCCGAGGCCGCCGGGGCGAGCGTGGCTGGTGACTGCGGCGTTACGGCGTACATCCGCAAGGCCGGGGTGATGGCGGTGGTCGAAACCGGCGGCGAGGTACGTCCCGGGCAGCCGATCCTGCTCACCCTGCCGGAGGGCCCGCACCAGCCGCTGGCCCCGGTCTAG
- a CDS encoding IS3 family transposase (programmed frameshift): protein MTNSRKRHTPEQVVRKLGQADRMLTDGQDVAAVCRELGVSEQTYYRWRNQYGGLKADDAKRLKELEKQNATLKRLLAEAELEKAALKELAGGKLLSPDRRRAAVDHLKRKLRVSERMACRLVGLSRSAYRRPLKGDTVTDPDRALREWLRAWAKDHPRYGYRRAYHDARAEGWVVNHKKIQRLWRDEGLRVPQRRRRKRVGSSTVDAPTADAPNVVWAVDFQFDADEHGRLIKICSIVDEHTRECIGGLVERSITADRLTAHLEDLVAARGAPAVLRSDNGPEFISEAMVDWAGTRTGLSYIPPGSPWRNGYVESFNSRIRDECLNINSFYSLLHAQVIIGDWKDEYNHHRRHSSLGYLTPAEYARQCTHQMETDDSQNVRTE, encoded by the exons ATGACGAACAGCAGGAAGCGTCACACCCCGGAGCAGGTCGTCCGTAAGCTCGGGCAGGCCGACAGGATGCTCACCGATGGTCAGGACGTCGCGGCGGTGTGCCGGGAGCTGGGGGTGTCCGAGCAGACGTACTACCGGTGGCGGAACCAGTACGGCGGCCTCAAGGCCGACGACGCAAAGCGCCTGAAGGAGCTGGAGAAGCAGAACGCGACCCTGAAGCGTCTGCTCGCGGAAGCGGAGCTGGAGAAGGCCGCGCTCAAGGAGCTGGCTG GAGGGAAACTTCTAAGCCCGGACAGGCGCCGCGCCGCCGTCGATCACCTCAAGCGCAAGTTGCGGGTGAGCGAACGGATGGCGTGCCGTCTGGTCGGGCTGAGCCGCTCCGCGTACCGGCGACCGCTCAAGGGCGACACGGTCACGGACCCGGATCGGGCGCTCAGGGAGTGGCTGCGCGCCTGGGCGAAGGACCATCCCCGCTACGGGTATCGGCGGGCGTATCACGACGCCCGCGCCGAGGGGTGGGTGGTGAACCACAAGAAGATCCAACGCCTGTGGCGTGACGAAGGGCTCCGGGTCCCGCAGCGGCGTCGACGCAAGCGCGTCGGGTCCTCGACCGTCGACGCGCCGACGGCGGACGCGCCGAACGTGGTGTGGGCGGTGGACTTCCAGTTCGACGCCGACGAGCACGGACGATTGATCAAGATCTGCTCGATCGTCGACGAACACACCCGGGAGTGCATCGGCGGCCTCGTGGAGCGCTCGATTACCGCCGACCGACTCACCGCCCACCTCGAGGACCTCGTCGCCGCCCGGGGCGCCCCGGCGGTGCTCAGGTCGGACAACGGGCCGGAGTTCATCAGCGAGGCGATGGTCGACTGGGCCGGCACCCGCACCGGCCTGTCCTACATCCCTCCGGGCTCGCCGTGGCGCAACGGGTACGTCGAGTCGTTCAACAGCCGGATCCGCGACGAGTGCCTCAACATCAACAGCTTCTACTCGCTGCTGCACGCACAGGTCATCATCGGCGACTGGAAGGACGAGTACAACCACCACCGCCGGCACTCCTCGCTCGGCTACCTAACCCCAGCCGAGTACGCTCGGCAGTGCACCCATCAAATGGAAACCGACGACTCACAGAACGTCCGGACCGAATGA